A region of Staphylococcus sp. IVB6181 DNA encodes the following proteins:
- a CDS encoding aldo/keto reductase: MDYNLLGNSGLNVSKYALGSVPFSATNGFENAGGLTEKEVEYFVDYALDQGINQFDTANLYAKGDAELALGKGIRNHRDEMVISTKTGFPFNDNPNNVGASRLNIERSIDHSLKRLGTDYVDLYYVHTWDGQVPVEETIQTMNDLIRKGKIRYWGVSNYSGWNLAKTYTTAVENNMAPPIAQQIYYTPEAREAEYELLPAGKELGVGNSIWSPLGEGLLTGKITRDKKGEPNTRQGDGWAEPYVKDHELFYRLIELVQEIAHNHQATVPQVVLAWLRERPNVDSLVLAARNKEQLQENIASYQLQLTKEEIQMITDLTTPEPIYPLWHRAMNSAQRGSEAEKVYLEEYQRLMERKDNLVD; this comes from the coding sequence ATGGATTATAACTTACTAGGTAATTCGGGACTGAATGTCTCGAAATATGCTTTAGGCTCTGTACCGTTTTCTGCCACAAATGGATTTGAGAATGCGGGCGGTCTGACAGAGAAAGAAGTAGAATATTTTGTAGATTATGCGTTAGATCAAGGGATTAATCAGTTTGATACTGCAAATCTTTATGCTAAAGGCGATGCAGAATTGGCATTAGGCAAAGGTATCCGAAATCATCGTGATGAAATGGTCATCAGTACAAAAACAGGCTTCCCATTCAACGATAACCCGAATAATGTCGGTGCAAGCCGTTTGAATATTGAACGTTCTATCGATCATTCCTTGAAGCGTTTAGGCACGGATTATGTAGATTTATATTATGTGCATACATGGGATGGACAAGTACCGGTCGAAGAAACGATTCAAACGATGAATGACTTAATCAGAAAAGGTAAAATCCGCTACTGGGGTGTATCGAACTACAGCGGCTGGAACTTAGCCAAAACATATACGACAGCAGTAGAAAATAATATGGCACCGCCGATTGCGCAGCAAATCTATTACACACCTGAAGCGAGAGAAGCGGAATATGAATTACTGCCTGCAGGCAAAGAACTGGGTGTAGGCAATAGTATCTGGTCTCCATTAGGAGAAGGGTTGCTAACAGGTAAAATCACACGTGATAAAAAAGGCGAGCCGAATACACGCCAAGGCGACGGCTGGGCTGAACCGTATGTAAAAGATCATGAATTATTCTATCGTTTGATTGAACTGGTTCAAGAAATTGCGCATAATCATCAAGCAACAGTACCGCAAGTTGTACTTGCTTGGTTAAGAGAACGTCCGAATGTAGATTCGCTCGTATTGGCTGCACGTAATAAAGAACAGCTGCAAGAAAATATTGCATCTTATCAGTTGCAGCTGACAAAAGAAGAAATTCAAATGATTACAGACTTAACGACACCAGAACCGATTTATCCGTTATGGCACCGTGCAATGAATTCTGCACAGAGAGGTTCTGAAGCTGAAAAAGTCTATCTAGAAGAATATCAAAGATTGATGGAACGAAAAGACAACTTGGTAGACTAG
- a CDS encoding DUF4064 domain-containing protein encodes MIKRTGEHVLTWIGVGLTALAVLMTGLMLPLMHSEDFITGMQEGSTGDITYEEMMQSATVLQGFITFALIINLIALVLAVIGGIFISKKAKTAATLLLIAGIISLLGNWISAILWIIAAIMLFSRKPKNNSLTEDGYYNYDKANAIAQERTSEQTKEEDPYKY; translated from the coding sequence ATGATTAAACGTACAGGTGAACACGTTTTAACATGGATTGGTGTTGGGCTTACAGCCTTAGCAGTTTTAATGACAGGTTTAATGCTTCCGTTAATGCATAGCGAGGACTTTATAACAGGTATGCAAGAAGGCAGCACAGGGGATATAACTTATGAGGAAATGATGCAATCAGCAACAGTTCTTCAAGGATTTATAACATTTGCTTTAATCATCAACCTTATTGCCCTTGTTTTAGCAGTCATCGGCGGTATCTTTATCAGTAAGAAAGCAAAAACAGCTGCAACTTTATTATTGATTGCTGGTATTATTTCATTATTAGGTAACTGGATTTCAGCAATCTTATGGATTATTGCCGCAATTATGTTATTCAGCAGAAAACCGAAAAACAATTCATTGACTGAAGATGGTTATTATAACTACGATAAAGCCAATGCCATTGCACAAGAACGTACAAGCGAACAAACAAAAGAAGAAGATCCATACAAATATTAA
- a CDS encoding SDR family NAD(P)-dependent oxidoreductase, producing MKGRTAIITGSSRGIGAQTARLLGSRGANVVINYFSNAQAAENVVKDIEDNGGKAIAVKGDARDTEDVANIVKQALATFGSVDILVHNAGMQFPFKSFEDMEWDEFIAKTDDELKAAFTSTKAVVPIMKEQGYGKLVYISSGLSHQPMDDFLAHGTSKSALNAFAKYIAQEFADTGITSNIVAPGMVDTDATAHTPEEAKTAYANSIPIHRLAQPEDVAKAVAFYASEDSAYITGSYLPVSGGGEMI from the coding sequence ATGAAAGGCAGAACAGCAATTATTACAGGATCAAGCCGCGGTATCGGGGCTCAAACAGCACGTTTGCTCGGATCACGCGGTGCAAATGTCGTAATTAATTACTTCAGCAACGCTCAAGCAGCAGAAAATGTTGTTAAAGACATTGAAGATAACGGCGGTAAAGCCATCGCAGTCAAAGGCGATGCACGCGATACTGAAGATGTCGCAAATATTGTCAAACAAGCATTAGCGACGTTCGGCAGTGTTGATATTCTAGTACATAACGCTGGAATGCAATTCCCTTTCAAATCATTTGAAGACATGGAGTGGGACGAATTTATTGCTAAAACTGATGATGAATTAAAAGCAGCCTTCACTTCAACGAAAGCAGTTGTACCCATTATGAAAGAACAAGGCTACGGCAAACTGGTTTATATCTCAAGCGGTCTCAGCCATCAGCCGATGGACGACTTCTTAGCCCACGGGACGTCTAAAAGTGCATTAAACGCTTTTGCGAAATATATCGCTCAAGAGTTTGCAGATACAGGTATTACTTCAAATATCGTAGCACCTGGTATGGTCGATACAGACGCGACTGCACATACACCAGAAGAAGCTAAAACAGCTTATGCCAACAGCATTCCTATCCATAGATTGGCACAACCTGAAGACGTCGCTAAAGCAGTAGCATTTTATGCAAGCGAAGACAGTGCTTATATTACCGGCAGCTATCTTCCAGTCAGCGGCGGCGGAGAAATGATTTAA
- a CDS encoding peptide-methionine (S)-S-oxide reductase produces the protein MKEIIYLAGGCLWGVQAYVKTLPGVLDTEAGRANGTSNQLESDYDGYAECVKTTFDTTQTSAKKLTAQLFKAIDPYSINAQGEDTGPKYRTGIYSENPEHLAQAKAYINQRGDTARIVVEVLPLTNYIPSADGHQDYLDRHPEAYCHIPKALFQQHKD, from the coding sequence ATGAAGGAAATTATATATCTTGCAGGTGGATGCCTATGGGGTGTCCAAGCCTATGTTAAAACCTTGCCAGGTGTGCTGGATACGGAAGCGGGCCGTGCTAACGGAACCTCAAATCAATTAGAAAGCGACTATGATGGTTATGCAGAGTGCGTCAAAACTACTTTTGATACAACACAAACCAGCGCTAAAAAGTTAACAGCACAGCTTTTTAAAGCAATAGATCCTTATAGTATAAATGCACAAGGAGAAGATACAGGACCTAAATACCGTACAGGTATTTACAGTGAAAATCCTGAACATTTAGCACAAGCTAAAGCGTATATTAATCAAAGAGGTGACACTGCCCGCATAGTAGTGGAAGTCTTGCCTTTAACCAACTACATCCCGAGTGCGGATGGGCATCAAGACTATCTGGACCGTCATCCAGAGGCCTATTGCCATATCCCGAAAGCATTGTTTCAACAACACAAAGACTAG
- a CDS encoding Mur ligase family protein, whose protein sequence is MYTLETIAQILETELLDAQGKAHQVIDDFEYQMLHVKSPSTAFISISEASWQKYLKKSKVMREGNAQIPKDVSNIGLIITEQYVEDLTHKIPQIVVKNSIKAMKTLALHIRSRYRNPLVALTGSMGKSSTRLMLGAELAPLNVQQNRGNSNTRSAIYLHMCKLASNPDIAIFETSLNALNNRGNMAKVLKPHIAIVTGIGSAHLSTIGSTQEIVKFKSRIFEGLNAEGIAIYNGDTLHHDVLRETAATYTKHVYRYSTKDATADTYAEEITPVKKAVKVTTNDGYTFEVPSVSKGMVENALAVLLTLKHLNVDVKEKLNHLAQTQLFKKVLEFRTVKSDYEQATVLDDTHNASLPAMLNAIDAFNSQSPFFKGHKIIALGQISDLGDQTDRVHAELVPALEQSEADYILCMDKPLRKVVNKVKGKHITWYQNQDLMLKDLCYLLNQDALVLMKSSVTQTDFPKVAARLQGAFLHYERSGAEDAHFTETARKGRAYVIYDLETGEIAAQDNMNQSATIEGLAPILYYLDAKQRGINNYHLNLKQWPTNNHQFYEGLEMTWEALVEAMTDTPHASLVYQLADELYESHKARKAYVQSVIKQLRLTDSVAINLTGRFRIKERQNFTVRDLSTLLKQYGAQLYDNSKSGIVIGEYGKHGILKEGNNAIVFTGLENEDEARQLLQKV, encoded by the coding sequence ATGTATACATTAGAAACGATTGCACAAATCTTAGAGACAGAACTGCTGGATGCACAAGGAAAAGCACATCAAGTGATAGATGATTTTGAATATCAAATGCTGCATGTTAAGTCGCCTTCCACAGCGTTTATTTCTATTAGCGAAGCGTCGTGGCAAAAGTACTTGAAGAAATCAAAAGTCATGCGAGAAGGCAATGCGCAAATCCCTAAGGATGTTTCAAATATTGGTTTAATAATCACTGAACAGTATGTAGAAGACTTAACACATAAGATTCCGCAAATTGTAGTGAAGAACAGTATTAAAGCGATGAAAACTTTAGCCTTGCACATTAGAAGCCGTTACCGTAATCCATTAGTTGCCCTAACAGGTTCTATGGGAAAAAGCTCGACACGTTTAATGCTAGGGGCAGAGTTAGCACCTTTAAACGTCCAACAAAATCGAGGCAACAGTAATACGAGAAGTGCCATTTATTTACATATGTGCAAATTAGCTTCTAATCCTGATATTGCGATATTTGAAACCTCTTTAAATGCGTTGAATAATCGCGGAAACATGGCGAAAGTATTAAAGCCGCACATTGCAATTGTGACAGGTATCGGTTCAGCACATTTATCGACAATCGGTTCGACACAAGAGATTGTAAAATTCAAATCGCGTATTTTTGAAGGGCTGAACGCAGAAGGTATTGCAATCTATAATGGTGACACGCTGCATCATGATGTATTAAGAGAGACGGCCGCAACCTATACAAAGCACGTCTATCGCTATAGCACGAAAGATGCGACAGCGGATACTTATGCTGAAGAGATAACACCTGTTAAAAAAGCAGTAAAAGTCACGACTAATGACGGTTATACATTTGAAGTGCCTTCTGTCAGTAAAGGGATGGTTGAGAATGCTTTAGCAGTGTTATTGACGCTCAAACATTTGAATGTGGATGTGAAAGAAAAGCTCAATCATTTAGCTCAAACACAACTCTTTAAGAAAGTTTTGGAATTCAGAACCGTGAAAAGCGATTATGAACAGGCGACAGTCTTAGATGATACACATAATGCATCTTTACCGGCGATGTTGAATGCGATTGATGCCTTTAATTCACAAAGCCCATTTTTTAAGGGGCATAAAATTATAGCGTTGGGTCAAATCAGTGATTTAGGCGATCAAACAGATCGTGTTCACGCTGAATTGGTACCAGCTTTGGAACAATCAGAAGCGGATTATATTTTATGTATGGATAAGCCTTTGCGTAAAGTGGTTAATAAGGTCAAAGGAAAGCATATTACATGGTATCAAAATCAGGATTTGATGCTGAAAGACTTATGCTATTTGTTAAATCAGGATGCATTGGTGTTGATGAAATCTTCTGTTACACAAACAGACTTCCCGAAAGTTGCTGCACGTCTGCAAGGTGCGTTTTTGCATTATGAGAGAAGCGGCGCAGAAGATGCTCATTTTACAGAAACAGCACGAAAAGGCCGTGCTTATGTCATTTATGATTTAGAAACAGGCGAAATAGCAGCGCAAGATAACATGAATCAATCTGCGACAATCGAAGGACTTGCGCCTATTCTTTATTACTTAGATGCGAAACAGCGTGGGATCAATAATTACCACCTTAACCTCAAACAATGGCCGACGAATAACCACCAATTCTATGAAGGGCTTGAAATGACATGGGAGGCTTTAGTTGAAGCTATGACAGATACACCGCACGCATCGTTAGTCTATCAATTAGCAGATGAGCTTTATGAAAGTCATAAAGCGAGAAAAGCTTATGTGCAGTCTGTCATTAAGCAATTGCGTTTAACGGATTCTGTTGCGATTAATTTAACAGGACGTTTTAGAATAAAAGAGCGTCAAAATTTCACGGTTCGTGATTTGTCAACTTTACTAAAACAATATGGCGCGCAGTTATATGATAATTCTAAGAGCGGTATAGTAATAGGCGAATATGGTAAACACGGTATCTTGAAAGAAGGAAATAACGCGATAGTATTTACGGGTTTGGAAAACGAAGATGAAGCACGTCAGCTTCTTCAAAAAGTCTGA
- a CDS encoding Ig-like domain-containing protein: protein MNNQDFFKKRNRYSIRKITAGAASVIVGVTLFANANEADAAETTTNTNESTNPTTQTSTSADTAPTTDTNQTQDAQAPTADTAAQQDTAAQKPAETDTTTAPTEQSTDTTADQTASTDAQKPAADTAASEQPAPAENTATSTEQPKADTTQTTEQPTEKTAEQPATEQQSATASKTDSAQPAADSETNTSTPAEQPTQNTSTTSAKETAAPAAPTEAPTTEPSVAPTADNQTTQAPNADQAPAEQPTAEQFTAQAAPTDAVNQQPAYDPNAAQVSDENTAENATLGDTSGQTDLANASKSAQDYSNQKDSSEALATSPNTTARFAAPTSQEGTAAQTYALAAATPTGTNVNDQVQASDIQLSPNTIQANDSESTAMSANLQVNDSVKSGDYFDVKFPQYLNYYGNTTRNTAIIPDLMNGEEVVASGQFNEADNSLRYTFTDYVDTHDNVTGKFNIPLYADRQQAPTSGTYPVTTTVAGEPYSTNVDINYRVSDSQYPSNVDSFIVSADNQTGDYQQVVYVNPQGKQSYNAKVNLYNYWPNTADGTPADSSAQLNPSVTNYKIYEVRNGETLNPSFYFDETNPNFVDVTDRTDGPYNFNPQYSTTADGGQMLTLDFKDLPSNGSRYVIVLNSKAEEGSYQEIKTRAEMVSDATNDGQGHTYYTWDNYNVYNSGSGDLIGDDTDADADADADADADADADADADADADADADADADADADADADADADADADAEADADADADADADADADADADADADADADADADADADADADADADADADADADADADADADADADADADADADADADADADADADADADADADADADADADADSDYPNEPTEPVNPDEPGELGQPSEPGQQGEPAGPTPEQGVENGSNGEQPSHAEGNGDKELPDSGEENNNKQATLFGSLFAALGSALLLGRRKKDKKQ, encoded by the coding sequence TTGAATAATCAGGACTTTTTCAAGAAACGTAATCGCTATTCCATTCGTAAAATCACAGCAGGGGCAGCCTCAGTTATTGTAGGGGTGACTTTATTTGCGAATGCGAATGAGGCAGACGCAGCTGAAACAACGACAAACACCAATGAATCAACAAATCCTACTACACAAACAAGTACATCAGCTGACACAGCACCAACGACAGATACAAACCAAACACAAGATGCACAAGCACCAACAGCTGACACAGCAGCACAACAAGACACTGCCGCTCAAAAGCCAGCTGAAACAGACACAACAACAGCGCCTACTGAACAGTCGACAGACACAACTGCAGATCAAACTGCATCAACAGATGCACAAAAACCAGCAGCTGATACTGCGGCTTCAGAACAACCAGCGCCAGCTGAAAATACTGCAACATCAACAGAACAGCCAAAAGCTGATACAACTCAAACAACAGAACAACCGACAGAAAAAACAGCAGAACAACCAGCAACAGAGCAGCAATCAGCTACAGCATCAAAAACTGATAGTGCTCAACCAGCAGCTGATTCAGAAACAAATACATCAACACCAGCAGAACAACCAACACAAAATACATCTACTACAAGTGCAAAAGAAACAGCAGCACCTGCAGCGCCGACTGAAGCACCAACAACAGAACCTTCAGTTGCGCCAACTGCAGATAATCAAACAACACAAGCACCTAATGCGGATCAAGCACCGGCAGAACAACCAACAGCAGAACAATTTACTGCACAAGCAGCACCGACAGATGCTGTAAACCAACAACCTGCTTATGATCCGAATGCAGCACAAGTTTCAGATGAGAACACTGCTGAAAATGCGACTTTAGGCGATACTTCTGGTCAAACAGATTTAGCAAACGCTTCTAAATCAGCACAAGACTATTCAAATCAAAAAGACAGTTCTGAAGCACTTGCGACATCACCTAATACAACCGCAAGATTCGCAGCACCAACATCTCAAGAAGGTACAGCTGCACAAACATATGCATTAGCAGCCGCAACACCAACAGGTACTAATGTAAATGATCAAGTACAAGCTTCAGACATTCAATTAAGTCCAAACACTATCCAAGCTAACGACAGTGAATCAACTGCAATGTCTGCGAATTTACAAGTAAACGATAGTGTCAAATCAGGTGACTACTTCGATGTAAAATTCCCGCAGTATTTAAACTATTACGGTAATACAACACGGAACACTGCAATTATTCCTGACTTAATGAATGGCGAGGAAGTAGTCGCTTCAGGTCAATTCAATGAAGCTGACAATTCATTGCGTTATACATTTACAGATTATGTAGATACACATGATAATGTGACAGGTAAATTCAATATTCCGTTATATGCTGACCGTCAACAAGCACCAACTTCAGGTACTTACCCAGTTACTACAACAGTTGCCGGCGAGCCATACAGCACAAATGTTGATATCAATTACAGAGTTTCTGATTCTCAATATCCATCTAACGTAGACTCATTCATCGTATCAGCGGATAACCAAACAGGTGATTACCAACAAGTTGTATATGTGAACCCTCAAGGCAAACAATCTTACAATGCTAAAGTGAACTTATACAACTACTGGCCGAACACTGCAGATGGTACACCAGCTGACAGTTCAGCACAATTAAATCCAAGCGTAACTAACTACAAAATCTATGAAGTAAGAAATGGTGAAACACTTAACCCAAGTTTCTACTTTGACGAAACAAATCCAAACTTCGTAGATGTAACAGACAGAACAGATGGACCATATAACTTCAATCCGCAATACTCAACAACAGCTGACGGCGGACAAATGTTAACATTAGATTTCAAAGACTTGCCATCAAACGGCAGCCGTTATGTCATTGTATTAAACAGTAAAGCAGAAGAAGGTTCATACCAAGAAATCAAAACAAGAGCAGAAATGGTTTCTGATGCGACAAACGATGGGCAAGGTCACACTTACTACACTTGGGACAACTACAACGTATACAATAGTGGTTCAGGCGACTTAATCGGTGACGATACTGATGCCGACGCAGATGCCGACGCTGATGCAGATGCAGATGCCGACGCTGATGCCGATGCGGATGCTGACGCCGATGCGGATGCTGACGCTGACGCTGACGCCGATGCGGATGCTGACGCCGACGCAGATGCCGATGCTGATGCGGATGCCGAGGCCGATGCTGACGCCGATGCTGACGCCGATGCTGACGCCGATGCTGACGCCGATGCAGATGCAGATGCTGACGCCGATGCTGACGCCGATGCGGATGCGGATGCCGACGCTGACGCTGATGCCGACGCCGATGCTGACGCTGACGCCGATGCAGATGCTGACGCTGATGCCGATGCGGATGCGGATGCCGATGCTGATGCCGATGCCGACGCCGATGCTGACGCTGATGCAGATGCCGACGCTGATGCCGACGCTGACGCTGATGCGGATGCAGATGCTGACGCTGATGCCGATGCCGATGCCGACTCAGATTACCCTAATGAACCAACTGAACCAGTAAATCCTGATGAGCCGGGTGAACTAGGACAACCGTCTGAACCAGGACAACAAGGTGAACCTGCTGGTCCAACGCCAGAACAAGGTGTTGAAAATGGTTCAAATGGTGAACAACCAAGCCATGCTGAAGGTAATGGAGATAAAGAATTACCTGATTCAGGTGAAGAAAATAATAATAAACAAGCTACTTTATTCGGTAGTCTATTCGCAGCACTAGGTTCTGCACTATTATTAGGACGCCGTAAGAAAGATAAGAAACAATAA
- a CDS encoding poly(glycerol-phosphate) alpha-glucosyltransferase — translation MMINNEIEQVLQKADQQLLGKDYVFVSLGNPNMKAVVKLLKNSNNLKRDIVKQYDQFKKKAGKYPQWVKIDFVYRTRDIVFEEVKRDLEETRRNYIDYGIAYDQNWNLAFMAEEININAFVRPTKDKKKFFLSEDNINNYLKKYTKHKQFYKHQDYAGKPITTFYTKGYFIENHEVYELGAEGREKGLRKVDNLSREIDKMLETSTDHLVNELQPNGKFFYGYFPHFDKKISFYNNLRHASSTYALMEGLHYLNKDISVAEKAIDYLIDNYLFEQKGIAHIFDDTKNINEIKLGQNAAFIFAVCEYLKIKPDNEKYLEAAQKVAEGILSMINQETAETIHVLHYPSLEVKEQFRVIYYDGEAALGLLRLYQIDNNEKWLDTVRSMFDRFIKMNYWKNHDHWLGYCTNELIQIDPKKEYIEFGIRNVSSYLDFIKHRITTFPTFLEMLMATYHIIRKARENGYGTLVDQLINVDALMETIHTRADYQRTGYFYPELAMYFKNPKRILGSFFIKHHGYRVRIDDIEHYISGYVQYQKVFKENE, via the coding sequence ATGATGATAAACAACGAGATTGAACAAGTACTACAAAAAGCAGATCAACAATTGTTAGGCAAAGATTATGTGTTTGTGAGTTTAGGCAATCCAAATATGAAAGCGGTCGTTAAGCTGTTGAAAAACTCCAACAATCTTAAAAGAGATATTGTGAAACAATATGATCAGTTTAAAAAGAAAGCTGGAAAATATCCTCAATGGGTCAAGATTGATTTTGTTTATCGTACGAGGGATATTGTATTTGAAGAGGTCAAACGCGATTTGGAGGAAACACGTCGTAATTATATAGATTACGGTATCGCTTATGACCAAAATTGGAATTTGGCTTTTATGGCAGAAGAAATCAACATCAATGCATTTGTCAGACCTACGAAAGATAAAAAGAAATTCTTCTTATCAGAAGACAATATCAATAATTATTTAAAAAAGTATACGAAACATAAGCAGTTTTATAAACATCAAGATTATGCTGGAAAGCCTATCACAACGTTTTATACGAAAGGCTATTTTATCGAAAATCATGAAGTGTATGAGTTAGGAGCAGAGGGACGAGAAAAAGGATTGCGTAAAGTAGATAATTTATCTCGTGAGATTGATAAGATGTTAGAAACTTCTACGGATCATTTAGTGAATGAATTACAACCTAACGGAAAATTCTTCTATGGCTACTTCCCGCACTTTGATAAGAAAATCAGCTTTTATAACAATTTGAGACATGCTTCATCTACTTATGCTTTGATGGAAGGACTGCATTATTTAAATAAAGACATCAGTGTGGCTGAAAAGGCGATAGATTATTTAATAGATAATTATTTGTTTGAACAAAAAGGCATAGCACATATTTTCGATGACACTAAAAACATCAATGAAATTAAACTAGGTCAAAATGCGGCGTTTATCTTTGCGGTCTGCGAGTATTTGAAAATCAAACCTGATAATGAGAAGTATTTAGAAGCAGCACAAAAAGTGGCAGAAGGTATTCTCTCTATGATAAATCAAGAAACGGCTGAAACGATACATGTTTTGCATTATCCAAGCTTAGAAGTCAAAGAACAGTTTCGTGTGATTTATTATGATGGAGAAGCCGCATTAGGATTATTGCGTCTCTATCAAATCGATAACAACGAAAAATGGTTAGATACTGTAAGAAGTATGTTTGATCGATTTATTAAAATGAATTACTGGAAGAACCATGACCATTGGTTAGGTTATTGTACGAATGAATTAATTCAAATAGACCCTAAAAAAGAATATATTGAGTTCGGAATCAGAAATGTTTCCAGCTATCTAGACTTTATCAAACATCGTATTACAACGTTCCCGACTTTCTTAGAGATGCTGATGGCGACGTATCATATTATTAGAAAAGCAAGAGAAAATGGATATGGAACACTTGTCGACCAACTCATCAATGTAGATGCACTCATGGAAACCATTCATACCCGTGCAGATTACCAGCGAACAGGTTATTTCTATCCTGAACTAGCAATGTATTTTAAGAACCCAAAACGTATCCTAGGTTCATTCTTTATCAAACATCATGGTTACCGTGTCAGAATTGATGACATTGAGCACTATATTTCAGGTTACGTTCAATATCAAAAAGTATTTAAAGAGAATGAATAA
- a CDS encoding LLM class flavin-dependent oxidoreductase yields MPVPKERQLHIGVLLYGTGHHQATWLMPDSSIEQIGTIQYYQTLAQIAERGYFDAVFFADNQSFPANNDTTMPAFWFDPIVNLTAISQVTKHVGLVSTISSTFSNPYTAARQLLSLDHITNGRVGWNLVTSMTDIEAQNHSMEGLPNHAERYAVADEFAEVMNQLFESWSVNDFKHDRTNNQLIDAEHIQPFQHKGDNFQVRGPLSTPSSPQGKPVAMQAGASKQGVALAVKYADAVYSVSWNIQQAKQFRQRLDDEIKTSGQTDRELKVFPGLVTYVAETREAALAKKAELDNLLPIETALNQLSFFVQQDCSKWALDEKVPELPPVSEFTGPVGRYETVLEIIRDTDPTVRELLGYLNAGGGHLTLIGTPKEIVDEMEHWFNEGVADGFNLMPPTLPGSLEDFVNLIVPELQKRGIYRTSYEGHTFREHLGV; encoded by the coding sequence ATGCCTGTACCAAAAGAGAGACAGTTGCATATAGGCGTATTATTATATGGTACTGGCCATCATCAGGCAACTTGGTTAATGCCTGATTCCAGTATTGAACAAATCGGAACCATCCAATATTATCAAACACTCGCACAAATCGCAGAGCGCGGTTATTTCGATGCTGTTTTCTTTGCGGATAATCAATCTTTTCCCGCAAATAACGACACAACCATGCCCGCATTCTGGTTTGACCCTATCGTCAACTTAACAGCGATATCACAAGTCACAAAACATGTTGGTTTGGTGTCTACTATTTCCAGTACGTTCTCTAATCCTTACACTGCCGCAAGGCAGCTTTTAAGTTTGGACCATATAACTAACGGACGTGTAGGTTGGAACTTAGTCACATCCATGACAGATATCGAAGCACAAAATCACAGTATGGAAGGACTTCCGAATCACGCTGAACGTTATGCGGTCGCAGATGAATTCGCAGAAGTAATGAATCAATTATTCGAATCTTGGTCTGTGAATGACTTTAAACATGACCGCACAAACAATCAGCTGATTGACGCTGAACACATTCAACCATTCCAGCATAAAGGCGACAATTTCCAAGTACGCGGCCCGCTATCTACACCAAGCAGTCCTCAGGGCAAACCCGTTGCCATGCAAGCAGGTGCCTCTAAACAAGGTGTCGCTTTAGCTGTGAAATATGCGGATGCTGTTTATTCTGTGTCATGGAATATCCAACAAGCAAAGCAGTTCAGACAACGTTTAGATGATGAAATTAAGACCTCTGGACAGACTGACCGCGAACTTAAAGTATTCCCAGGTCTTGTGACTTATGTCGCTGAAACACGTGAAGCAGCACTTGCGAAGAAAGCTGAATTAGACAACCTGCTTCCTATTGAAACAGCATTAAATCAACTCAGCTTCTTTGTTCAACAAGATTGTTCTAAATGGGCATTAGATGAGAAAGTACCAGAACTGCCCCCTGTTTCAGAATTTACAGGACCTGTCGGAAGATATGAAACAGTCTTAGAAATCATCCGCGATACAGATCCGACCGTACGTGAATTGCTCGGCTACCTTAATGCAGGCGGCGGTCATCTCACACTGATCGGTACACCAAAAGAAATCGTCGATGAAATGGAACACTGGTTCAACGAAGGTGTCGCAGATGGCTTCAATCTCATGCCTCCAACTCTGCCAGGAAGCTTAGAAGATTTCGTCAATCTCATTGTTCCAGAACTGCAAAAGCGCGGAATCTACCGTACATCATATGAAGGACATACGTTCAGAGAACATTTAGGAGTTTAA